In Desulfobulbaceae bacterium, the sequence CCTTAGTTCACCAACAGTCTGGACCCCCCGCAAGAGAAGGACCATCAAGATCGCTGACTCTCGACCAAGCAAATTATGGCGCCCAATAAAAGTTTCAGCATATTTGGGTACCCGACTGGCATCACTCTGGACCACCAAGCGCTTTTCTTTCAGGCTATCAATGGCCCGTACGACCGTAGTTTCATCAAAATCAACAATCGGCTCGCGGTTTGACTTCTGATTACAGGCTGCGGTCAAGGCTACCAGTGACAGTGGATAATAATCCGGAGTGGTCAGGCTCTTTTCAATCAATGCACCCAGAACCCGCGCCTCGATATCACTCAAGATAAAATCCATACTCCCTCCTCAAGATAGCATCTCAGCAAAAAAACAACGAAGGCGCAAAAGGATCATATCCTTTTGCGCCTTCGTGAGGTAA encodes:
- a CDS encoding DUF480 domain-containing protein — protein: MDFILSDIEARVLGALIEKSLTTPDYYPLSLVALTAACNQKSNREPIVDFDETTVVRAIDSLKEKRLVVQSDASRVPKYAETFIGRHNLLGRESAILMVLLLRGVQTVGELRTRTERAYQFDDLEAVEAALSEMIEAEYVAKLPRQPGRKESRYAHLLSGEPEVEEAISRPESATLVVRAENDKIEALTDEVETLRADLAQLRSDFDQFRRQFE